From one Alkalibaculum bacchi genomic stretch:
- a CDS encoding SDR family oxidoreductase, producing the protein MYPKVPNHIPPQHQNQQPGIEFQMNPNPIFDNPSYVGSGKLGNKVALITGGDSGIGKAVAIAFAKEGANISIVYLNEDEDANQTKKIIEDYGRRCLLIKGDLSQENSCSEIVSQTIDFYGKCDVLVNNAAVQYERQSLLDISSEQLEKTFQTNVFSFFYTTKALLPHLKEGSSIINTASVTAYEGNKTLLDYSSSKGAVVSFTRSLALNLVEKEIRVNAVAPGPIWTPLIPASYDEKKVSSFGINTPMKRPGQPFELAPTYVYLASEDSNYVTGQVLHVNGGIMVSS; encoded by the coding sequence ATGTATCCAAAAGTTCCAAATCATATTCCTCCTCAACATCAAAATCAACAACCTGGAATTGAATTTCAAATGAATCCTAATCCAATATTTGATAATCCTAGTTATGTCGGCAGTGGAAAGCTTGGAAATAAAGTGGCTCTTATTACAGGAGGAGATAGTGGCATTGGGAAAGCTGTGGCCATTGCCTTTGCCAAAGAAGGCGCTAATATTTCAATCGTGTATTTAAATGAAGACGAAGATGCAAATCAGACCAAGAAAATCATAGAAGACTACGGTAGAAGATGTCTCCTCATTAAAGGGGATCTCTCTCAAGAGAATTCTTGTTCAGAAATCGTTTCTCAGACTATTGATTTCTATGGTAAATGCGATGTCTTAGTCAATAATGCAGCAGTTCAGTATGAACGACAAAGCCTTTTAGATATTAGCTCTGAACAGTTAGAAAAAACATTCCAAACAAATGTCTTCTCTTTCTTTTATACAACAAAAGCACTTCTTCCCCATCTAAAAGAGGGTAGTAGCATTATCAACACTGCTTCTGTCACTGCCTATGAAGGAAACAAGACTTTACTAGATTACTCGTCTTCAAAGGGAGCAGTTGTATCTTTTACTCGTTCATTAGCTCTTAATCTAGTAGAAAAAGAAATTCGTGTCAATGCCGTTGCACCTGGACCAATATGGACACCACTTATCCCTGCATCATATGATGAAAAAAAGGTTTCTTCATTTGGAATAAATACACCAATGAAAAGACCTGGTCAACCTTTTGAGCTCGCTCCTACGTATGTATATTTAGCTTCAGAAGATTCCAATTATGTTACGGGACAAGTTCTCCATGTTAATGGTGGAATTATGGTAAGCTCTTAA
- the mgtA gene encoding magnesium-translocating P-type ATPase: MKNIRDVREINENLRDVSSKNVDIIVKELDSSLNGLSSIEASNRLELYGPNEIVYGKGNPWYSYLFRSFLDPFILILAAIVLLSYFTDVVFAPMAEKSWMTIIIISVMIIISVVLRFTQEYKSQITADNLKDLVPTTTSIEREGEKAREIIMSEVVPGDIIHLAAGDLIPADMRIVECKDLFISQSSLTGESEPVEKFPYDEDNDAVKNVFDLSNILLMGTIVVSGSAKGIVLQTGNNTYFGTIAESIAKDVGETSFEEGVKSVSMLLIRFMLVMVPIVFFINGITKKNWIEALLFSISIAVGLTPEMLPTLVSTNLAKGAISLSKKKIIVKRLSSIQNFGAMDILCTDKTGTLTQDKIILETHLDVLGNVNDRVLRHGYLNSYYQTGLKNLLDIAVIEYGNEQGFNEFTGTYKRVDEIPFDFTRRRMSVVVESENSKRQLITKGAVEEMLSICSYVEIGNKVLPLTEDLITKVMTMVTKLNEEGMRVLAIAQKNYVPSENIFSIKDESNMVLIGYMGFLDPPKDTSITAIKALHDHGVEVKILTGDNDIVAKKIAKDVGILVENVVLGADIENKSDDELYKLASKSSILAKLSPVQKERVISVLQDNKHVVGFLGDGINDAQALKQADVGISVDTAVDIAKESADIIMLVKDLNVLEEGVIEGRRVFGNIIKYIKITASSNFGNVFSVLIASAFLPFLPMLPIQLLVQNLLYSISQISIPWDNMDNEYLKEPQQWDAGEIGKFMIYIGPISSLFDIITFSILWFVFKANTMEMMPFFQSGWFIVGLVTQTLIVHMIRTRKIPFLQSNASMPVMIMTGIIIALGIIIPFTPIGAYIGLVSLPGRYFIWLIGILIAYSLCIEVAKKLYIKRFDSWM, encoded by the coding sequence ATGAAAAACATAAGAGATGTAAGAGAAATTAACGAAAACCTAAGAGATGTGAGTTCAAAAAATGTAGATATTATTGTTAAAGAATTAGATTCTTCACTTAATGGATTATCTAGTATAGAGGCAAGTAACCGATTGGAGCTTTATGGTCCTAATGAAATAGTCTATGGAAAAGGTAATCCGTGGTACTCATATTTATTTAGGTCATTCCTAGATCCATTTATTCTAATATTAGCTGCTATAGTCTTATTATCTTATTTTACGGATGTTGTATTTGCTCCTATGGCAGAGAAAAGTTGGATGACTATAATCATTATTTCCGTTATGATTATAATAAGTGTAGTTCTAAGATTTACTCAAGAGTATAAATCCCAAATAACAGCAGATAATTTAAAAGACCTTGTCCCGACTACGACTTCTATTGAGCGTGAAGGTGAAAAAGCAAGAGAGATCATCATGTCAGAAGTTGTTCCGGGAGATATTATTCATTTAGCAGCAGGAGATTTAATACCTGCTGATATGAGAATTGTAGAGTGTAAAGATTTATTTATAAGCCAATCCTCTTTAACAGGTGAGTCGGAGCCTGTGGAGAAGTTTCCATATGATGAAGACAATGATGCAGTTAAGAATGTATTTGATCTTAGTAATATTCTTCTTATGGGTACCATAGTTGTCAGTGGATCGGCAAAAGGTATTGTGCTACAAACGGGAAATAATACCTATTTTGGTACGATAGCAGAATCCATAGCAAAGGATGTTGGTGAAACCAGCTTTGAAGAAGGGGTAAAAAGCGTTAGTATGTTGTTAATTCGTTTTATGCTTGTAATGGTTCCAATAGTATTTTTCATTAATGGAATTACAAAGAAAAATTGGATTGAAGCCCTACTGTTCTCTATATCCATAGCTGTTGGTCTAACTCCAGAGATGTTACCAACACTTGTATCCACGAACTTAGCCAAGGGAGCAATATCTCTTTCAAAGAAAAAAATCATAGTTAAAAGATTGAGTTCGATACAGAACTTTGGTGCAATGGATATATTATGTACAGATAAGACTGGAACATTAACTCAAGACAAAATTATTCTAGAAACCCACTTAGATGTCTTAGGTAATGTAAATGACAGAGTACTTAGGCATGGCTACTTGAATAGTTATTACCAAACAGGTCTAAAAAACTTATTGGATATTGCTGTAATTGAGTATGGTAACGAACAGGGATTTAATGAATTTACTGGCACTTATAAAAGAGTTGATGAAATACCCTTTGATTTTACTAGACGTAGAATGTCTGTAGTTGTAGAAAGTGAAAATAGTAAGAGGCAGCTAATAACAAAAGGTGCGGTTGAGGAGATGCTATCGATATGTTCCTATGTAGAAATTGGCAACAAAGTTTTACCTCTAACTGAAGATCTAATTACAAAAGTTATGACTATGGTTACTAAGCTTAATGAAGAGGGTATGAGAGTACTGGCAATTGCACAAAAAAATTATGTACCTTCTGAAAATATTTTCAGTATTAAGGATGAGAGTAATATGGTCTTGATAGGATATATGGGTTTCCTCGATCCTCCAAAGGACACATCTATTACTGCTATAAAAGCATTACATGATCATGGTGTTGAAGTAAAAATATTGACCGGAGATAATGATATAGTTGCTAAAAAGATAGCTAAGGATGTAGGCATCCTCGTAGAGAATGTGGTCTTAGGTGCTGATATAGAAAATAAATCTGATGATGAGCTATATAAATTGGCATCAAAATCAAGTATATTGGCTAAATTATCACCAGTTCAAAAAGAAAGGGTAATATCCGTTTTACAGGATAATAAACATGTAGTTGGTTTTCTTGGTGATGGTATTAACGATGCTCAAGCACTAAAACAAGCTGATGTAGGGATTTCAGTTGACACTGCGGTAGATATAGCTAAGGAATCTGCAGATATAATAATGTTGGTAAAAGACTTAAATGTACTTGAAGAAGGCGTTATCGAAGGTAGAAGAGTTTTTGGAAATATTATTAAATATATTAAGATAACTGCCAGCTCTAACTTTGGTAATGTTTTTAGCGTATTAATAGCTAGTGCATTCTTACCATTCTTACCAATGTTGCCTATACAATTGCTTGTACAAAACCTATTATATAGTATTTCTCAAATATCCATACCTTGGGATAATATGGATAATGAATATTTGAAGGAACCACAACAATGGGATGCTGGAGAAATAGGTAAGTTTATGATATACATAGGACCCATAAGTTCCTTGTTTGATATTATAACATTTTCCATCTTATGGTTTGTATTTAAAGCTAATACAATGGAAATGATGCCATTTTTCCAATCAGGCTGGTTTATTGTAGGCTTAGTTACACAGACATTAATAGTCCATATGATAAGAACTAGAAAGATACCTTTCTTACAAAGCAATGCCTCTATGCCTGTTATGATAATGACCGGAATTATTATAGCTTTGGGTATAATAATTCCATTTACACCAATTGGTGCTTATATAGGCCTTGTTTCATTGCCAGGAAGGTATTTCATATGGTTAATTGGTATATTGATTGCATACTCTTTATGTATAGAAGTAGCTAAGAAATTATATATCAAAAGATTTGATAGCTGGATGTAA
- a CDS encoding GNAT family N-acetyltransferase: protein MFTINRGTNRFYIGDSESPLAEMTYVNAGDKIIIIDSTKVSDQLRGQGVGKILLKEVVCLAREEHKKITPLCPFTKAEMNKNADYTDLIY, encoded by the coding sequence TTGTTTACTATTAATAGGGGGACGAATAGATTTTACATCGGAGATTCAGAAAGTCCACTGGCGGAAATGACATATGTCAATGCAGGGGATAAAATTATTATCATAGATAGTACAAAAGTTTCAGATCAATTAAGAGGACAAGGAGTTGGAAAGATACTTTTAAAAGAGGTGGTTTGTTTAGCCAGGGAAGAACATAAAAAAATTACGCCACTTTGTCCATTTACAAAAGCAGAAATGAACAAAAATGCAGATTATACAGATTTAATATATTAG
- a CDS encoding DUF4474 domain-containing protein codes for MNGKTHIYMANLLMDEIKKTGKLTLPGIGSYKPPADVVDAINSHPSAFRAGAVGPDFYPDMFVGQTVIHGENSGIWITKLFEEYGKLPLNYPDRKKCYAFILGFMIHYAGDMYGHHYVNKWAKGWWEYSDNNEKMKIIARHVLVEKYMDQKLPENINAELDAPISFLQNCFFNSSLKAEYSKAPVTMPIDAMVDLEKAIVDYQNGNAIGTYDLANYFNGWVGDIRRASTEWLITWQKVAHIMNDDSHSIKEVQDVLDAWVNNHLLLIIGVPKWAKLIIETIGDIIDALNVLEPLKREIEKIMFEYISSFIYVVTNKQVKNLDEALEIVEHILTEPAFYLNNGTLYPEYYVSVKLHMEMGNYGGSNDTLIQSFHAFYQCLNMCKLCLIGPDHLNGFVQTAKDNVPKRVTAIRLKAYNGQYLCAEGGGGGAVVANRAKADIWETFGILDKNEGVLMSGDVINLTSHNGAYLCAEDGGGREIVANRAAPAEWERFIIQKVQGSGEIKNGDKVALRSYNGMYVCAENGGGREVLANRQNAGIWEAFTIEFAAVSTGLFEYEKPTYPRGVRYLRIEIATSKKKYSGTDDNVYFAVVMRDGREFEIRLDKPNYNDFESNDIDSYDFDLPHTIVLNEIARFRLRKDYIVVSDDWRPSWIKIYDDANNILFQKSIEVEIKGKTHYNMDANTGQALNQVSIDPRIISFLYSLDGKGLGKENPTNYVQWSKFQFYTNADLRNSVYNKLFVNRCEDNLISVRLKAFNGQYLSAKDGGGGPIVANKDAADLSETFIIRSQMEGKLISGDIIYLISSNGNYACAENGGGYEVVANRTTAAEWERFIIQKVQGTGEIKGGDKVSLRCYNGMYLCAENGGGREVVANRQKVDVWETFTVEIVKTVIPFSTRGSDISKLTTWVGFDYDPIQGIFYSTLYPWQREFGYFPIYDTAAPLVGIYIQYEIIRFPYQGKQWKIELWKGQYGIAAGAEIGIYVGQLQVNTTYNTFDDRINALLAYMGDDTACAEKDNMLQMSFELRKNGQHVFTRDSSNPGTNGFKKHWWLTGFKPAVFTKASELSMNIKIVLKDPIMCESFVRSLKDLGYKDITINQKTSEVSFVFDKPKMS; via the coding sequence ATGAATGGCAAGACGCATATTTACATGGCTAATTTATTAATGGATGAGATTAAAAAAACAGGGAAGTTGACATTACCAGGTATAGGATCGTATAAACCACCTGCTGATGTCGTTGATGCAATTAATTCACATCCTAGTGCCTTTCGGGCAGGAGCAGTAGGACCTGACTTTTATCCAGATATGTTTGTTGGTCAAACAGTTATCCATGGTGAAAACTCAGGTATATGGATTACAAAACTATTTGAGGAGTATGGAAAGCTACCGCTGAATTATCCCGATAGAAAGAAATGTTATGCTTTTATTCTCGGATTTATGATTCACTATGCTGGAGATATGTACGGGCATCACTATGTGAACAAATGGGCTAAGGGTTGGTGGGAATATTCTGATAACAATGAAAAGATGAAAATCATTGCACGGCATGTATTAGTTGAAAAGTATATGGATCAAAAACTTCCAGAGAATATAAACGCGGAACTAGATGCACCTATATCGTTTTTACAGAATTGTTTCTTTAATTCATCTTTAAAAGCAGAATACTCAAAAGCACCTGTGACAATGCCTATAGATGCCATGGTTGACCTTGAGAAGGCAATTGTTGATTATCAGAACGGGAATGCTATAGGTACATATGATCTTGCAAATTATTTTAATGGATGGGTTGGAGATATTCGTAGGGCGTCAACAGAGTGGCTTATCACATGGCAAAAGGTAGCCCATATCATGAACGATGATTCTCATTCTATTAAGGAAGTACAAGACGTTCTTGACGCATGGGTAAATAATCATTTGCTCCTAATTATCGGTGTTCCAAAATGGGCTAAACTGATTATTGAAACAATAGGTGATATTATAGATGCACTAAATGTCTTAGAACCTCTCAAAAGAGAAATTGAAAAAATCATGTTCGAGTATATTTCATCCTTCATATATGTTGTTACAAACAAGCAGGTGAAAAATTTAGATGAAGCTTTAGAAATAGTAGAGCACATATTAACTGAACCTGCCTTTTACTTAAATAATGGGACATTATATCCAGAATACTATGTATCTGTAAAACTCCATATGGAAATGGGGAATTACGGAGGATCAAATGATACGCTTATTCAGTCATTTCATGCCTTCTATCAATGTCTAAATATGTGCAAACTTTGTCTTATTGGGCCGGATCATCTAAATGGATTTGTTCAAACTGCTAAAGACAATGTTCCTAAAAGAGTGACTGCAATACGTTTGAAAGCCTACAATGGTCAATACTTATGCGCAGAAGGGGGTGGAGGCGGAGCAGTTGTTGCAAATAGAGCAAAAGCCGATATCTGGGAGACTTTCGGGATTCTTGACAAAAATGAAGGAGTGCTCATGAGCGGTGACGTAATCAACCTGACTTCTCACAATGGTGCTTACCTATGTGCTGAAGACGGTGGAGGACGAGAAATTGTAGCGAACAGGGCAGCACCTGCAGAATGGGAACGATTTATCATTCAAAAAGTACAGGGTAGCGGAGAAATAAAGAACGGAGATAAGGTGGCTCTACGGTCCTACAATGGTATGTATGTTTGCGCTGAAAATGGTGGAGGACGTGAAGTCCTTGCCAATAGACAAAATGCAGGTATTTGGGAAGCATTTACTATTGAATTTGCTGCTGTTTCAACAGGTTTGTTTGAATATGAGAAACCTACTTATCCAAGAGGAGTAAGATATTTAAGAATCGAAATTGCAACAAGCAAGAAAAAATATTCTGGTACAGATGATAATGTCTATTTTGCGGTTGTGATGCGTGATGGACGAGAATTTGAAATACGCCTTGATAAGCCAAACTACAATGACTTTGAAAGTAACGACATTGACTCTTATGATTTTGACTTGCCACATACAATTGTACTAAATGAGATTGCAAGGTTTAGATTGCGAAAAGACTATATTGTAGTTAGTGATGACTGGCGCCCTAGTTGGATTAAAATATACGATGATGCAAACAATATTTTGTTTCAAAAGTCTATTGAAGTAGAGATAAAAGGAAAAACTCATTATAATATGGATGCTAATACGGGGCAAGCATTAAATCAGGTGTCAATCGATCCAAGGATTATATCATTTCTCTATAGTCTTGACGGAAAAGGGTTAGGAAAAGAGAATCCGACAAACTATGTACAATGGAGTAAGTTCCAATTTTATACAAATGCTGATTTACGTAATAGCGTATACAACAAGCTCTTTGTTAATAGATGCGAAGACAATCTGATATCTGTTCGACTAAAAGCATTTAATGGGCAATACCTTTCTGCTAAAGATGGTGGAGGAGGACCTATTGTTGCAAACAAAGACGCAGCAGATCTATCTGAGACTTTTATTATTAGAAGTCAAATGGAAGGCAAACTAATCAGCGGAGATATAATTTATCTTATTTCCTCTAATGGAAATTACGCTTGTGCGGAAAATGGTGGAGGCTATGAAGTTGTAGCGAATAGAACAACAGCTGCAGAATGGGAGCGATTTATTATTCAAAAGGTACAAGGAACTGGGGAAATTAAAGGCGGAGATAAAGTAAGCTTACGGTGTTACAATGGTATGTATCTGTGCGCGGAAAATGGTGGAGGTCGTGAAGTTGTCGCCAACAGGCAAAAAGTAGATGTATGGGAAACATTTACTGTAGAGATTGTTAAGACAGTTATTCCATTTTCTACAAGGGGAAGTGACATCTCTAAACTTACTACATGGGTTGGTTTTGACTATGATCCAATTCAAGGAATATTTTATTCTACATTATACCCTTGGCAACGGGAATTTGGATACTTTCCAATATATGATACTGCAGCTCCCTTAGTGGGTATTTACATACAATATGAAATAATTCGATTTCCATATCAAGGGAAACAATGGAAGATTGAGTTGTGGAAAGGGCAGTATGGGATTGCTGCTGGAGCGGAAATAGGAATCTATGTAGGGCAATTACAGGTAAACACAACATATAATACCTTTGATGATAGAATTAATGCTTTACTGGCCTACATGGGTGACGATACAGCCTGTGCAGAAAAAGACAATATGCTCCAGATGTCTTTTGAATTGAGAAAAAATGGACAACATGTTTTTACCAGAGACTCAAGTAATCCTGGTACAAATGGCTTTAAAAAGCATTGGTGGCTGACAGGATTTAAACCAGCAGTATTTACTAAAGCATCGGAATTATCTATGAATATAAAGATTGTATTAAAAGATCCAATAATGTGTGAAAGCTTTGTACGTAGCTTGAAAGATCTTGGATACAAAGATATTACAATCAATCAAAAGACTTCTGAAGTGAGCTTTGTATTTGATAAGCCTAAAATGTCATAG
- a CDS encoding GIY-YIG nuclease family protein: protein MSEQGKNMSYKKKWYLSTWIIALCFTLWFIYGVPLVVGIILLILQKRELKMLIKQHNDNVNILDEIGVERYVELTDKLEKIKNDFDCEKKTLISEIDHLKENRHSEKEKLLQEVEDKKALLINDIEDMKKNKENQVKLVKEHQIIIDELTTSIERLKNDKTKKEAQLKTQTNKLNRIKEIYKSVEYSIKTYFEYDSVYENIILPNSILEEIELISPSVILKLHYMDIKDLRKTFKENDKAIEQILSQYQSRYTTKSNKAIYQLMVIALKAELQNILYNLKYDKLDISLESIKTISEKYLVIAAEGNQNIASTLTKFVGQIEYLFINAAKIEYNYYVKKEQIKQEQLAIRQQMREEAEERRLLKQEKEKIEREELKFKNEIEKTHELMSISDDIDELEKLKARILELQGQLSDITLKKDEITNLQNGKAGNVYIISNLGSFGDQIFKIGMTRRIDPLERINELGSASVPFKFDVHSFVFSDDAVNLENELHNRLNNRRVNKVNMRKEFFNCTIDELENLVLELDPTAEFNRTMVAEEYRQSLSTVENYTVNHWENEGYNELGEDEIDE from the coding sequence ATGAGCGAGCAAGGTAAAAATATGAGTTATAAAAAGAAATGGTATTTATCTACATGGATAATCGCTTTGTGCTTTACATTATGGTTTATTTATGGAGTTCCTTTAGTAGTAGGAATTATTCTCCTGATTTTACAAAAACGTGAATTAAAAATGCTAATTAAACAACATAATGATAACGTTAATATTTTAGATGAAATTGGTGTTGAAAGATATGTGGAACTAACTGATAAATTAGAAAAAATCAAAAATGATTTTGACTGTGAAAAGAAAACACTGATCTCTGAGATTGATCATTTAAAAGAAAATCGCCACTCTGAAAAAGAGAAGCTTTTACAAGAGGTTGAGGATAAAAAAGCATTACTAATTAATGATATTGAAGACATGAAAAAGAACAAGGAGAATCAAGTTAAACTTGTTAAAGAGCATCAAATTATCATTGATGAACTTACTACATCAATAGAAAGATTAAAAAACGATAAAACTAAAAAAGAAGCACAACTAAAGACACAAACTAACAAATTAAATCGCATAAAAGAAATATATAAAAGCGTAGAATATTCGATAAAAACATATTTCGAATATGATTCAGTTTATGAAAATATCATTTTACCTAACTCTATTTTAGAGGAAATTGAATTAATATCTCCTTCCGTAATTTTAAAATTACATTACATGGATATAAAAGATTTACGAAAGACTTTTAAAGAAAATGACAAGGCTATTGAACAAATCTTATCTCAGTATCAATCAAGATATACGACTAAATCAAATAAGGCAATCTATCAATTAATGGTTATTGCATTAAAAGCAGAACTTCAAAACATCCTCTACAATTTAAAATATGATAAGCTTGATATTTCTTTGGAAAGCATTAAAACTATTAGTGAAAAATACTTAGTAATCGCAGCTGAAGGAAATCAAAATATTGCAAGTACACTAACAAAGTTTGTTGGACAAATAGAGTATCTTTTTATAAATGCTGCAAAAATTGAATATAACTATTATGTAAAAAAAGAGCAAATCAAACAAGAACAGCTTGCTATTCGCCAGCAGATGAGAGAAGAGGCAGAAGAAAGAAGACTGCTTAAACAAGAAAAAGAAAAAATCGAGCGCGAAGAATTGAAGTTTAAAAATGAAATTGAAAAGACACATGAATTAATGAGTATTTCAGATGATATAGATGAATTAGAGAAATTAAAAGCAAGAATTCTTGAGTTACAAGGGCAACTCTCCGATATTACCTTGAAGAAAGATGAAATAACAAATCTTCAGAATGGTAAAGCAGGAAATGTTTATATCATAAGTAATTTAGGTTCATTTGGAGATCAAATATTTAAGATTGGGATGACAAGGAGGATTGATCCTTTAGAAAGAATCAATGAGCTAGGTAGTGCATCTGTTCCCTTTAAATTCGATGTTCATAGCTTTGTTTTTTCTGATGATGCAGTTAATTTAGAAAACGAATTGCATAATAGATTAAACAACAGGCGAGTGAATAAAGTAAATATGAGGAAAGAATTCTTTAATTGTACAATTGATGAGTTGGAAAATTTAGTACTAGAACTGGATCCAACGGCGGAATTCAATCGTACAATGGTTGCTGAAGAATATCGACAATCTTTATCTACTGTAGAAAATTATACGGTTAATCATTGGGAAAATGAGGGTTATAATGAATTAGGTGAGGATGAAATAGATGAGTAA
- a CDS encoding DMT family transporter has protein sequence MEKRRSLQGYLLVFMSGVSWGLGGYLVTQMSNMGVSSLMTAFSGHFIALLPLFLYLIVKKGMNGLKISKRGLLYSILLGALTKGIFKLANDTAVTLVGVAAASILMYLAPVFTAIMSVIFFKEKLRGYQHFAVLLNLVGCILMVTGGNFAELNISGLGLTLGVISGFLYALNTIIGKVATDGDDPETMTFYMLLFSAMATSIFAKPWQHLDLFTNSTFLFWAFLNSMSTGLIANLLYLKGLSMGVDASKATIIASGEVVIATLSGVFLLNEKINFIGSFGIVIMLISIVLMNITIPTKQKEVTENEIVSS, from the coding sequence ATGGAAAAGAGAAGATCCCTGCAAGGTTATCTTCTTGTTTTTATGTCGGGAGTTTCCTGGGGACTTGGTGGGTATCTCGTAACTCAAATGAGTAATATGGGTGTATCTTCACTAATGACTGCATTTAGCGGGCATTTTATAGCACTTTTACCCTTGTTTCTTTACTTAATAGTAAAGAAAGGTATGAATGGATTAAAAATTTCGAAGAGGGGTTTATTATATAGTATTTTACTAGGTGCTTTAACGAAAGGTATTTTCAAATTAGCTAATGATACTGCCGTAACTCTAGTAGGTGTGGCAGCAGCATCCATTCTTATGTATTTAGCTCCCGTCTTCACAGCGATAATGTCCGTAATCTTTTTCAAAGAGAAATTACGTGGATATCAACACTTTGCAGTACTCTTAAATCTTGTCGGATGTATTCTAATGGTAACAGGCGGAAATTTTGCAGAATTAAATATTTCAGGATTAGGTTTAACTCTAGGGGTTATTTCAGGTTTCTTATATGCGCTTAATACTATCATAGGCAAAGTTGCAACGGATGGAGATGATCCTGAGACAATGACGTTTTATATGTTATTGTTCAGTGCAATGGCTACGAGTATATTTGCGAAGCCATGGCAGCATTTAGATTTGTTTACCAATAGTACATTTCTATTCTGGGCATTCTTAAACTCTATGTCTACTGGTTTAATTGCAAATCTTTTATACCTGAAGGGATTGTCAATGGGTGTAGATGCTTCGAAGGCAACGATCATTGCTTCTGGTGAAGTTGTTATAGCTACACTTTCAGGAGTATTTTTGTTAAATGAAAAAATCAACTTTATAGGATCTTTTGGTATAGTTATCATGCTAATATCAATTGTTCTAATGAATATCACTATTCCAACAAAACAAAAAGAAGTTACTGAGAATGAAATTGTTTCATCTTGA
- a CDS encoding amidohydrolase family protein: protein MKKFINTVIYGHNEADEILVDNGVIKAIGKDLGPSDEIIDLGGKLITAPYVDPHLHLDYVYTLSELGQEGAGSGTLFEAIEMWPKFKENLTVNSVKKLALKGIKDEVSQGVQHIRTHIDVTDPNFTALKAMLELREELKDIVEIQIVAFPQEGMYTYKGGRDLVEEALKMGADVVGGIPHYEPAREFGEKSVHDIVKLAIKYDKLIDVHCDETDDPHSRFVELLNALVLIEDYGIRTTASHTCSFGSADNSYAFRMMDLFKKSKMNFISCPTENAYLQGRQDTYPKRRGLTRVKEFIESGINVAFAQDSINDPWYPMGNGNMMNILDNGIHLAQIMSPEEIEKDLDLITYNGARCLNIQDRYGLDVGKDANFIILDGDSPFDVIRNRARVLASIRKGEYLFKQKPVEYDVKLDLGVNY from the coding sequence ATGAAAAAATTTATAAATACAGTTATTTATGGCCATAATGAAGCAGATGAGATTTTAGTAGATAATGGAGTTATTAAGGCGATTGGCAAGGATCTTGGTCCATCAGATGAAATTATTGATTTAGGTGGAAAACTGATTACAGCCCCTTATGTAGATCCTCATTTACATTTAGATTATGTTTACACATTATCTGAACTTGGGCAAGAAGGTGCCGGTTCAGGAACTCTTTTTGAAGCAATTGAAATGTGGCCAAAATTTAAAGAAAATTTAACTGTAAATAGCGTTAAAAAACTTGCTCTTAAGGGGATTAAAGATGAGGTTTCCCAAGGTGTACAACACATACGTACACATATAGACGTTACAGATCCAAATTTCACAGCTCTAAAGGCGATGTTGGAACTCCGAGAAGAATTAAAGGATATAGTTGAAATTCAAATCGTAGCATTCCCACAAGAAGGAATGTACACATATAAGGGGGGACGTGATCTAGTAGAAGAAGCTCTTAAGATGGGTGCTGATGTTGTTGGAGGAATTCCACATTATGAGCCAGCAAGAGAATTCGGTGAAAAATCTGTTCACGACATCGTTAAACTTGCTATAAAATATGATAAGCTTATAGATGTTCACTGTGACGAAACAGATGATCCGCACTCACGTTTTGTTGAGTTGTTAAATGCACTTGTTCTAATAGAGGATTACGGCATACGAACTACAGCGAGCCATACTTGCTCATTTGGTTCAGCAGATAATTCATATGCATTTAGAATGATGGACTTGTTCAAAAAGAGCAAGATGAACTTCATTTCTTGCCCAACTGAAAATGCATATCTTCAAGGTCGTCAGGATACATATCCTAAACGTCGTGGATTGACTAGAGTAAAAGAATTTATAGAATCAGGAATCAATGTAGCATTTGCACAAGATTCAATAAACGATCCATGGTATCCGATGGGTAATGGAAATATGATGAATATCCTTGACAATGGAATCCACTTAGCTCAAATTATGTCACCAGAAGAAATAGAAAAAGATTTGGATTTAATCACATACAATGGAGCTCGATGCTTAAATATCCAAGACAGATATGGGTTGGATGTAGGCAAAGATGCAAACTTCATTATTCTTGATGGAGACAGTCCATTTGATGTAATAAGAAATCGTGCTAGAGTTCTTGCTTCTATTAGAAAAGGAGAATATCTATTTAAGCAAAAACCAGTAGAATATGATGTTAAACTTGATTTAGGTGTTAACTATTAA